A window of Ranitomeya variabilis isolate aRanVar5 chromosome 2, aRanVar5.hap1, whole genome shotgun sequence contains these coding sequences:
- the EXOSC6 gene encoding exosome complex component MTR3, with protein MPGDSRRVRGPEESQSPLLYAVPREPAAGRTGRAAGEPRAVFVRAGLLSQAAGSAYIEVGGTKVLCSVSGPREWGGGEGRGRLLCELRWAPFSRAGAWYSAAARPAALLLQESLEAAVRLERFPRAELALWALVLEDRGSALPAAVSCASLALADAGVEMYDLVVGAGLSRGEDELLLDPDDAEEGAGATMYLSLLPALHQVSGLLCSGEWEGDSPAAAVRMCMEGCQRLYPVLQQSLLKATKRKIPAPQSG; from the exons ATGCCCGGTGACAGCCGCCGTGTGCGCGGCCCGGAGGAGTCCCAGTCTCCGCTGCTGTACGCCGTGCCCCGGGAGCCCGCTGCGGGGAGGACGGGCCGTGCTGCCGGGGAGCCGCGGGCAGTCTTCGTGCGGGCCGGGCTGCTCAGTCAGGCTGCGGGCTCCGCGTACATAGAGGTCGGGGGCACGAAGGTGCTGTGTTCGGTGTCCGGGCCCCGGGAGTGGGGCGGCGGGGAGGGCCGCGGCCGCCTGCTGTGTGAGCTGCGCTGGGCTCCGTTCTCCCGGGCCGGGGCCTGGTATTCCGCCGCCGCCCGCCCGGCCGCTCTGCTGCTGCAGGAGAGTCTGGAGGCCGCGGTGCGGCTGGAGCGCTTCCCCCGGGCGGAGCTGGCGCTGTGGGCTCTGGTGCTGGAGGACCGGGGCTCCGCGCTGCCCGCCGCCGTCTCCTGCGCCTCCCTGGCCCTGGCGGATGCGGGGGTGGAGATGTACGACCTGGTGGTGGGAGCGGGGCTGAGCCGCGGGGAGGACGAGCTGCTGCTGGACCCGGACGACGCGGAGGAGGGGGCGGGAGCCACCATGTACCTGAGCCTCCTGCCGGCGCTGCACCAG GTCTCCGGCCTCCTGTGCAGCGGCGAGTGGGAGGGTGACAGTCCGGCCGCGGCCGTGCGGATGTGTATGGAGGGCTGTCAGCGGTTGTACCCCGTGCTGCAGCAGAGTCTCCTGAAGGCGACAAAGAGGAAGATCCCGGCCCCCCAGTCGGGATGA